In Vanrija pseudolonga chromosome 4, complete sequence, a single window of DNA contains:
- the sit1_1 gene encoding Siderophore iron transporter 1, with product MSTSTNLYPHVGEHAHTSEDERTVEDRVDDQDDSRKDVPYGVQHIEATVQTFSRVDYWILFVSIFLVAYARGFDNMSRTPYQAAALSSWGSAAQTSTLGVTRAVVSAATQPVYAKLSDFLGRPFVIMVFTVIYVVGCIVQATSKGFSNYLGGFVLYVLAFAGQQVTFAVLIADTTSTRSRVAFSLVPSLHITINAWVSGTIAQKIMAKSTWRWGFAIGSITVPILTIPLLATLLIGKHRAKRRGLLAGVPRLTTVMRSTSGWKDLFWRSDGIGLVLLAASLALMLIPLTLGGGSKSKWAQAQQIAPLAVGLVIALPAFLLWQWKGARHPIIPFRLLKERHVLCSFAISALSAIAASSQGSYLYYTLLVSFSRSVQSATRIQNIYSFVRTVGGLAVGFAIRKVPFLKPFIMAGGLAFILAYGLLYRYRGGHSDSDIAGLIAAETILGMAGALVYFPAQTALQVVVKHEHVATATALFTACFSVGSAIGSAMTGAIWTSMMPDRLLRGLEAAGVAQPAKLAKEVYGNPIGWINKYPVGTVERVAVEGAYREVQRYICISGLVAGAVMLAFSFGLYNPRLGDKQSLDDEQLDALGMGDRSRQPVHGLKPGDESIKK from the exons ATGTCCACTTCCACGAATCTATACCCACATGTCGGGGAACACGCCCACACtagcgaggacgagcgaaCGGTCGAGGATCGGGTTGACGACCAAGACGACAGCCGAAAGGATGTGCCGTACGGTGTTCAGCACATTGAGGCCACGGTACAGACGTTTAGTCGCGTGGATTACTGGATCCTGTTCGTCAGCATCTTCCTGGTGGCCT ACGCCCGCGG CTTTGACAACATGAGCCGCACGCCTTATCAAGCGGCAGCCCTTAGTTCATGgggcagcgcagcgcagacCTCGACGCTTGGAGTTACTCGAGCTGTCGTTAGCGCTGCGACACAGCCAGTCTACGCCAAGCTGTCCGACTTTCTCGGTCGCCCCTTTGTCATCATGGTGTTCACCGTCATCTACGTTGTCGGATGCATTGTGCAGGCTACAAGCAAGGGCTTTTCAAACTACCTCGGCGGCTTTGTCCTCTACGTCTTGGCGTTTGCCGgccagcagg TCACGTTTGCGGTGCTCATCGCGGATACGACATCTACTAGGTCGCGCGTTGCCTTTTCACTGGTGCC ATCACTCCACATCACGATCAATGCTTGGGTATCGGGGACGATTGCGCAGAAAATCATGGCCAAATCGACGTGGCGCTGGGGCTTTGCCATTGGCTCCATTACCGTGCCAATTCTTACCATTCCGCTGCTGGCCACACTCCTCATTGGTAAACACAGGGCTAAGAGGCGTGGCTTGCTTGCAGGTGTACCGCGTCTCACCACTGTCATGCGCAGTACTTCTGGCTGGAAGGACCTCTTCTGGCGAAGTGACGGCATCGGCCTggtcctcctcgctgctTCTCTCGCCCTGATGCTCATCCCCCTGACGCTCGGCGGAGGTTCCAAATCCAAGtgggcgcaggcgcagcagatTGCCCCACTGGCTGTCGGACTGGTGATTGCGCTCCCCGCGTTTCTGCTCTGGCAGTGGAAGGGCGCGCGGCATCCGATCATTCCATTCCGCCTTTTGAAGGAGCGCCATGTGCTGTGTTCGTTTGCCATCTCGGCGTTGAGTGCCATtgccgcgtcgtcgcagGGTTCGTACCTGTACTACACATTGCTCGTGTCCTTTAGCCG GTCTGTACAGTCCGCAACGCGGATTCAGAACATTTACTCGTTTGTGCGCACTGTTGGTGGCCTGGCAGTCGGCTTTGCCATCCGCAAGGTGCCTTTCCTCAAGCCGTTCATCATGGCCGGTGGACTGGCATTCATTCTGGCGTATGGTCTTCTGTATCGCTACCGCGGAGGCCACTCCGACTCGGACATTGCcggcctcatcgccgccgagaccATCTTGGGCATGGCGGGAGCTCTCGTGTACTTTCCCGCTCAAACTGCGCTCCAGGTGGTTGTCAAGCACGAGCACGTTGCGACGGCTACGGCGCTGTTTACTgcatg CTTCTCCGTCGGCTCCGCAATTGGTTCTGCCATGACCGGGGCGATCTGGACGTCAATGATGCCGGATCGTCTCCTCCGTGGTCTCGAggctgccggcgtcgctcaGCCTGCAAAGCTTGCCAAGGAAGTCTACGGCAACCCTATCGGCTGGATCAACAAGTACCCAGTCGGCACCGTCGAACGCGTCGCCGTTGAGGGAGCGTATCGTGAAGTGCAGCGATACATTTGCATCTCGGGCCTTGTAGCCGGCGCAGTGATGCTGGCCTTTAGTTTTGGCCTCTACAACCCGAGGCTTGGAGACAAGCAGAGTTTGGATGACGAGCAGCTTGATGCCCTCGGCATGGGCGATAGGAGCCGCCAGCCCGTCCACGGGCTCAAGCCGGGCGACGAATCTATCAAGAAGTAA
- the AFUA_4G09580 gene encoding Major allergen Asp f 2, with protein sequence MLALVALVPLLATTLASPINLVARNNEAYIADVEIHASCNATQRRMLTQALSDTWEVVTVAQDYIKHNGPKDDVFKLYFGDKPEAYPTALGVYEALLHSDKAGVVLRCDNPDGRCATPGYAGHWRGDASPSETVICDLSYEARIYNPGFCMFGFRLDKDKPSKFWSIDLIHRFYHVPQITNSAVNHYAANLAEVVQLSQNNSTFSPFDSDALQFFAAHVYALNIGAGDVCIGDVKNAVAPTTANAPVATPKPDNKPAPPPTPATTADNSCHTHADGAVHCEGHEPAAAHEPAPAHGADPNAGKECHSHADGSLHCV encoded by the exons atgctcgccctcgtcgcgctcgtccccctcctcgccacgacTCTCGCCTCCCCGATAAACCTCGTCGCTCGCAACAACGAGGCATACATCGCGGATGTCGAGATCCACGCCAGTTGCAATGCCACCCAGCGCCGCATGCTCACCCAGGCCCTTTC CGACACCTGGGAAGTTGTCACGGTCGCGCAAGACTACATCAAGCACAATGGCCCCAAGGACGATGTCTTCAAGCTCTACTTTGGCGACAAGCCAGAGGCCTACCCCACCGCTCTCGGTGTGTACGAGGCACTGCTGCACAGCGACAAGGCCGGCGTAGTCCTCCGCTGCGACAACCCCGATGGA CGCTGCGCGACCCCCGGCTACGCGGGTCACTGGCGTGGCGATGCCAGCCCATCCGAGACGGTCATCTGTGACCTGTCGTACGAAGCACGCATCTACAACCCCGGCTTTTGCATGTTTGGCTTCCGTCTGGACAAGGACAAGCCCAGCAAATTCTGGTCTATCGATCTGATTCACAGGTTCTACCACGTGCCACAGATCACCAACAGCGCGGTGAACCACTA cgccgcaaacctcgccgaggtggtgcaACTGTCTCAGAACAACTCGACGTTCTCGCCGTTCGACTCGGACGCACTGCAGTTCTTTGCTGCACATGTTTACGCTCTCAACATTGGCGCTGGTGACGTGTGCATCGGCGATGTCAAGAACGCTGTGGCCCCCACCACAGCCAATGCACCGGTAGCCACGCCCAAGCCCGACAACAAGCCCGCGCCTCCCCCGACCCCGGCTACCACCGCCGACAATAGCTGCCACACGcatgccgacggcg CCGTCCACTGCGAGGGCCACGAGCCTGCCGCGGCCCACGAgcctgcccccgcccacgGTGCCGACCCCAACGCCGGCAAGGAGTGCCACTCGCACGCCGATGGAT CGCTCCATTGTGTGTAA